A DNA window from Micromonospora inyonensis contains the following coding sequences:
- a CDS encoding cupin domain-containing protein, producing the protein MIIGRGIPADRVSAMRSATTTGQVWSDIVLAEGGTRALNMFFAPGSRTHWHRHPGGQMLYTVSGEGWIQERGGEVVVMRPGDVVWTEPGVEHWHGATASAQLVQLVLHFGDVEWTGEVDEAEYAACCGAGDAR; encoded by the coding sequence ATGATCATCGGACGAGGCATTCCCGCGGACCGGGTGTCGGCCATGCGGTCGGCGACCACGACCGGACAGGTCTGGTCGGACATCGTCCTGGCCGAGGGTGGGACGCGCGCCCTCAACATGTTCTTCGCGCCCGGCTCCCGCACGCACTGGCACCGGCACCCGGGCGGCCAGATGCTCTACACCGTCTCCGGTGAGGGCTGGATCCAGGAGCGCGGCGGCGAGGTGGTGGTGATGCGTCCGGGCGACGTCGTCTGGACCGAGCCCGGGGTCGAGCACTGGCACGGCGCCACCGCGTCCGCCCAGCTGGTCCAGCTGGTGCTCCACTTCGGCGACGTCGAGTGGACCGGCGAGGTCGACGAGGCCGAGTACGCCGCCTGCTGCGGCGCCGGGGACGCGCGATGA
- a CDS encoding Fur family transcriptional regulator has translation MTPDFETQLRAVSLRVTRPRLAVLAALRDHPHVDTDTVIALVRADQPTVSHQAVYDVLRALTDAGLVRRIQPAGATARYESRVGDNHHHVVCRFCGAIADVDCAVGHAPCLTASDDHGFTVDEAEVVYWGTCPDCATERTSQ, from the coding sequence ATGACGCCCGACTTCGAGACCCAGCTTCGGGCGGTCTCGTTGCGCGTGACCCGACCGCGGTTGGCGGTGCTCGCCGCGCTGCGCGACCATCCGCACGTCGACACCGACACGGTGATCGCGCTGGTCCGGGCGGACCAGCCCACCGTCTCCCACCAAGCGGTGTACGACGTGTTGCGGGCGCTCACCGACGCCGGTCTGGTGCGGCGCATCCAGCCGGCCGGTGCGACGGCCCGGTACGAGTCCCGGGTGGGGGACAACCACCACCACGTCGTGTGCCGCTTCTGCGGCGCGATCGCCGACGTCGACTGCGCCGTCGGCCATGCCCCCTGTCTCACCGCCTCCGACGACCACGGCTTCACGGTCGACGAGGCGGAGGTCGTCTACTGGGGCACCTGCCCCGACTGTGCGACCGAACGCACCTCCCAGTGA
- a CDS encoding phytoene desaturase family protein, which translates to MEQAYDVIVVGTGHSGLVATGYLARAGLRVLALERRDVVGGTCVTEEIFPGYRGSSVANASHSLDPRIARELELEKHGLRFAHPSLGSLTLFEDGRALPAWPDRAKRRAAMAQFAHGDADLAGYASVIELYASVARQMKVSFYDPPPSFAEVAARFTTPRQRRDFESIMFGPVADILEERLSSPQLQAFFAGTAVATNFVGPRTPGSGYLLLQRPLWEESLRSVGSHDDNELMMRNAAPLGGIGAVTGAMAESARAHGATILTGMQVERILCQDQRVVGVALRDGREFRAPRVVSNANPKLTLTQLVGPEDIGADLYDLATSVSMKGTSAKVHLALDGTPRFAAARNEEENRLFLGTNFRIAASIDVLQNAYNEAVLGRWSKRPTVTAMIDSAHDPSLTPPGCHFVSISVRGVPYHLAEGTWDEQRDDLGKAVVDTLEQHIPNLSAILAGVHVYSPLDLEREFALVEGNGAHGDIVPGHIFDSRPIPGCADYRTPVEGLYLTGVGNWPGNFMSGVTGYNASNRLLADLRRTTD; encoded by the coding sequence ATGGAGCAGGCGTACGACGTGATCGTCGTCGGGACCGGGCACAGCGGCCTGGTCGCCACCGGATACCTGGCGCGGGCCGGGCTGAGGGTGCTCGCCCTGGAGCGCCGGGACGTCGTGGGGGGCACCTGCGTCACGGAGGAGATCTTCCCGGGGTACCGGGGGAGCAGCGTGGCCAACGCGAGTCACAGCCTCGACCCGCGTATCGCCCGGGAACTCGAACTGGAGAAGCACGGGCTCCGCTTCGCCCATCCGTCGCTCGGATCCCTCACCCTCTTCGAGGACGGCCGGGCCCTGCCGGCGTGGCCGGACCGGGCCAAGCGCCGGGCGGCCATGGCGCAGTTCGCGCACGGGGACGCGGACCTCGCCGGTTACGCCTCGGTCATCGAGCTGTACGCCTCGGTGGCCCGGCAGATGAAGGTCTCCTTCTACGACCCGCCGCCGTCGTTCGCCGAGGTCGCCGCGCGCTTCACCACCCCGCGCCAGCGCCGCGACTTCGAGTCGATCATGTTCGGCCCGGTCGCGGACATCCTCGAGGAGCGGCTCTCGTCGCCGCAACTACAGGCGTTCTTCGCCGGCACCGCGGTCGCCACCAACTTCGTCGGCCCGAGGACGCCCGGCAGCGGCTACCTGCTGCTCCAGCGACCGCTCTGGGAGGAGTCGCTCCGCAGCGTCGGCAGCCACGACGACAACGAGTTGATGATGCGCAACGCCGCGCCGCTGGGCGGCATCGGCGCCGTGACCGGCGCGATGGCGGAGTCCGCCCGCGCCCACGGCGCGACGATCCTCACCGGCATGCAGGTCGAGCGCATCCTCTGCCAGGACCAGCGGGTCGTCGGCGTCGCCCTGCGCGACGGGCGTGAGTTCCGCGCCCCCCGGGTCGTCTCCAACGCGAACCCGAAGCTGACCCTGACCCAACTGGTCGGACCCGAGGACATCGGAGCGGACCTGTACGACCTGGCCACGTCGGTCAGCATGAAGGGCACCTCCGCCAAGGTCCACCTCGCGCTCGACGGGACCCCACGGTTCGCCGCCGCGCGCAACGAGGAGGAGAACCGTCTCTTCCTCGGCACCAACTTCCGGATCGCGGCCAGCATCGACGTGCTCCAGAACGCCTACAACGAGGCGGTGCTCGGGCGCTGGAGCAAGCGGCCGACCGTCACCGCGATGATCGACTCGGCGCACGACCCCTCGCTGACCCCGCCGGGATGCCACTTCGTGAGCATCAGCGTCCGCGGGGTCCCGTACCACCTGGCCGAGGGCACCTGGGACGAGCAGCGCGACGACCTGGGCAAGGCCGTGGTCGACACGTTGGAGCAGCACATCCCGAACCTGTCCGCGATCCTGGCCGGCGTCCACGTCTACTCGCCCCTGGACCTCGAACGCGAGTTCGCCCTCGTCGAGGGCAACGGCGCACACGGCGACATCGTGCCCGGACACATCTTCGACTCCCGCCCGATCCCGGGCTGCGCCGACTACCGGACCCCGGTCGAGGGGCTCTACCTGACCGGCGTCGGTAACTGGCCGGGCAACTTCATGAGCGGCGTCACCGGCTACAACGCGAGCAACCGCCTGCTGGCCGACCTCCGCCGTACCACCGACTGA
- a CDS encoding aldehyde dehydrogenase family protein, producing the protein MSSRPADLVARLVGDRPGSWIDGAWVISPDTFDVHDPATGATICAVADADADQASAAVAAASAALDGWSSATGWQRFEVLSRATDLLGERVEAIAELISAETGKPLQEGIGEARNTVRFFEWFSHETLRLPGEAWSDVAPGRDALVLHEPIGVVLAITPWNFPAFMVACKVGAALAAGCTVVLKPAPQTPLTALAIARCFEEAGLPAGVLNVVVAGDPQRVSDALLDAPEVACVSLTGSRRVGELVMRKAASSIKRVLLELGGNAAAVVLPDADVVRTARDLVRARFLNSGQACMAANRVYVVESAAGDLVAELTAAVDQIVLGDPRDPATTMGPLIDHAAVGRIEAQVAEAVAGGATLVTGGARTAENEASAFLAPTLLTAEGKSQPAVLGEEFFGPVLSVIRCADVDEAVRLANATEYGLAAYVFGGDQAAATAVARKLKAGSVGVNAPLVSEPALPFGGMRSSGLGRERGRLGVEEYLETKTVQMPAVR; encoded by the coding sequence ATGAGCAGCCGCCCGGCCGACCTGGTCGCCCGGCTCGTGGGCGACCGTCCGGGCTCGTGGATCGACGGCGCCTGGGTGATTTCCCCGGACACGTTCGACGTCCACGACCCGGCCACCGGGGCCACGATCTGCGCGGTCGCCGACGCCGACGCCGACCAGGCCAGTGCAGCGGTCGCGGCGGCGTCGGCCGCCCTCGACGGGTGGTCGTCGGCGACCGGCTGGCAGCGTTTCGAGGTGCTCAGCCGGGCGACCGACCTGCTCGGGGAACGGGTCGAGGCGATCGCCGAGCTGATCAGCGCGGAGACCGGCAAGCCGTTGCAGGAGGGGATCGGCGAGGCCCGCAACACGGTCCGCTTCTTCGAGTGGTTCAGCCACGAGACGCTGCGTCTGCCCGGCGAAGCCTGGTCCGACGTCGCGCCCGGCCGCGACGCCCTCGTGCTGCACGAGCCGATCGGGGTGGTCCTGGCGATCACGCCGTGGAACTTCCCGGCCTTCATGGTGGCCTGCAAGGTCGGCGCCGCCCTCGCGGCCGGTTGTACGGTCGTGCTCAAACCGGCCCCGCAGACGCCGCTCACCGCGCTGGCCATCGCCCGTTGTTTCGAGGAGGCGGGTCTCCCCGCCGGTGTGCTGAACGTCGTCGTGGCCGGTGATCCGCAGCGGGTCAGCGACGCCCTGCTGGACGCCCCCGAGGTCGCGTGTGTCAGCCTCACCGGGTCGCGCCGGGTGGGCGAACTCGTCATGCGCAAGGCCGCGTCGTCGATCAAGCGGGTCCTGCTGGAGCTGGGCGGCAACGCCGCCGCGGTGGTGCTGCCCGACGCGGACGTCGTGCGGACCGCGCGTGACCTGGTCCGGGCCCGGTTCCTCAACTCCGGGCAGGCGTGCATGGCCGCCAACCGGGTGTACGTCGTCGAGTCGGCGGCCGGCGACCTGGTCGCCGAACTCACCGCGGCGGTCGACCAGATCGTCCTCGGCGACCCGCGCGACCCGGCGACCACGATGGGCCCGCTCATCGACCACGCGGCGGTGGGACGGATCGAGGCGCAGGTGGCCGAGGCCGTGGCGGGCGGCGCGACGCTCGTCACGGGCGGTGCCCGGACCGCCGAGAACGAGGCGAGCGCGTTCCTGGCGCCGACGCTGCTGACCGCCGAGGGGAAGAGCCAGCCCGCCGTACTCGGCGAGGAGTTCTTCGGTCCGGTGCTCAGCGTCATCCGCTGCGCCGACGTCGACGAAGCCGTCCGGTTGGCCAACGCCACCGAGTACGGCCTCGCGGCGTACGTGTTCGGCGGTGACCAGGCCGCCGCGACCGCGGTGGCCCGGAAGCTCAAGGCGGGCTCGGTCGGCGTCAACGCTCCGCTGGTCAGCGAGCCGGCTCTGCCGTTCGGCGGTATGCGCAGCAGTGGCCTCGGACGGGAGCGCGGGCGGCTCGGCGTCGAGGAGTACCTGGAGACCAAGACCGTGCAAATGCCCGCCGTCCGCTGA
- a CDS encoding amidohydrolase — protein sequence MDQAGTVAEAFRAEDGRIAAVGRTEEILAGAAGARVVDLAGAVVIPGLVDCHSHLELLAYAWELAADCRSSRVSSVEEIVSVLAERAGSTPAGEWILGQGQHYQNLKLAEGRYPDRHDLDRVSTTHPVMYRASYHINVFNSLALELLGVDDDTPNAPGGRIERDPDTGVATGRTYDMFEPLGGPQPTVEELAAAIRRVQERYLAVGVTTVGDIPLHREGLEAIAALAADGELVLRAALYPKLEAVLSAEDVRTGRTRDRIDALDPDHLAMVGFKVFLDGGLTAGAAALHGDYPGQPGYRGELAFPDKEVAALIATADEAGLQIAMHAIGDRALDQALDGALALPPERHGVARHRIEHAGNMFMTDERIKRLAASGVVPVPQPAFIMTTAAGYVAHLGTDRIGTVMPFRTLIDHGLPIPGNSDAIGITADQHDPFPAMQAAVTRRTNDGDVLAAQEAVTIEEALRMYTEWSAFSIGWEDRIGSIEVGKFADFVLLSADPLETEPTDLAALTVTQTWIGATLVFERS from the coding sequence ATGGACCAGGCGGGAACCGTCGCGGAGGCCTTCCGCGCCGAGGACGGCCGGATCGCGGCGGTCGGGAGGACAGAGGAGATTCTCGCGGGGGCCGCAGGGGCGCGGGTCGTCGACCTGGCCGGTGCGGTGGTGATCCCCGGACTGGTGGACTGCCACTCCCACCTGGAGCTGCTCGCCTATGCCTGGGAGCTGGCCGCCGACTGCCGCTCGTCCCGGGTGTCGAGCGTCGAGGAGATCGTCTCCGTGCTCGCGGAGCGCGCCGGCTCCACGCCCGCCGGCGAGTGGATCCTCGGTCAGGGGCAGCACTACCAGAATCTCAAGCTCGCCGAGGGGCGCTATCCCGACCGCCACGACCTGGACCGGGTCAGCACCACCCACCCGGTGATGTACCGGGCGAGCTACCACATCAACGTCTTCAACTCCCTGGCCCTGGAGCTGCTGGGTGTCGACGACGACACCCCGAACGCGCCCGGCGGCCGGATCGAGCGTGACCCGGACACCGGCGTCGCCACCGGCCGCACCTACGACATGTTCGAGCCGCTCGGCGGCCCGCAACCGACGGTCGAGGAACTCGCGGCGGCGATCCGGCGGGTGCAGGAACGGTATCTCGCCGTCGGCGTCACCACCGTCGGCGACATCCCCCTGCACCGCGAGGGGCTGGAAGCGATCGCCGCGCTCGCTGCCGACGGTGAGCTGGTGCTGCGCGCCGCGCTGTACCCGAAGCTGGAGGCGGTGCTGTCGGCCGAGGACGTACGCACCGGCCGTACCAGGGACCGCATCGACGCCCTCGACCCGGACCACCTCGCGATGGTCGGTTTCAAGGTCTTCCTCGACGGCGGGCTCACCGCGGGGGCGGCCGCCCTGCACGGGGACTACCCCGGCCAGCCCGGCTACCGCGGTGAGCTGGCGTTCCCCGACAAGGAGGTCGCCGCGCTGATCGCCACCGCCGACGAGGCGGGCCTCCAGATCGCCATGCACGCGATCGGCGACCGTGCCCTGGACCAGGCTCTCGACGGCGCGTTGGCACTGCCGCCCGAGCGCCACGGCGTCGCCCGGCACCGGATCGAGCACGCGGGAAACATGTTCATGACCGACGAACGGATCAAGCGGCTGGCCGCCTCCGGGGTCGTCCCCGTTCCGCAGCCGGCCTTCATCATGACGACCGCGGCCGGATACGTCGCGCACCTGGGCACCGACCGGATCGGGACGGTGATGCCGTTCCGGACGCTGATCGACCACGGCCTGCCGATCCCGGGCAACTCCGATGCGATCGGCATCACCGCCGACCAGCACGACCCCTTCCCGGCTATGCAGGCCGCCGTCACCCGGCGCACCAACGACGGTGACGTGCTGGCCGCCCAGGAGGCGGTCACGATCGAGGAGGCGCTGCGGATGTACACCGAGTGGTCGGCGTTCTCGATCGGCTGGGAGGACCGGATCGGTTCGATCGAGGTGGGTAAGTTCGCCGATTTCGTCCTCCTGTCCGCGGACCCGTTGGAGACCGAGCCGACGGATCTGGCCGCCCTGACCGTCACGCAGACCTGGATCGGCGCGACGCTGGTCTTCGAGCGGAGCTGA